The DNA segment CTCCCATTAGCAAAAAATGGAAAAAGGTAAAAAACCCAAATTCCTTGCGCCTTTCATCTATATTTTGAAAGGAATAAATATTTGCCATCAAACCCACAAAAGCAGAAATGCCCACCATCAGTGCGGCCAACATATCAGAAACCAGGGCGATGCCATAGGGCAATTCCCAGCCCGCAATATTCAAGACGATTATTTCGTGCGTTTCCGTTTGATCTATTAGAAAAACAGCAGCAGCTACTAATGACAAGCTACCAATAAGGGAAACCACATGCTGCGCCCTTGTATTTTTGCGCAAAAACAAACAGAGCACTGCCGTTAAAAACGGAAGGAGTATGGGCAATAAAAGGGCAGCTTGAATGTGCATCGATTATCTTTTCAAGTCATCTATTTGGTCAATATCCGGCATGTCATATACTTTTTTGAAAAGCACGAGCGCAAATGCCTGAATGCCGAAACCAATCACCAAGGCCGTTAAAATCAATGCCTGAGGAACGGGATCTGCAAATTCGGTATTGGGCAATAAACCGTTTTCATTGATAAAAGCCGCTTTGTCCCTTACCACGCGCCCTGCCACAAAAATGAACATGGCCGTAGCATTGCCCATGAGCACAATGCCAATAATCAATTTCACAAAATCTCGATGCAAGAGCATATACACAGCCGCTGCAAATAACAATCCCACCAATATGGACAATAGAAATTCCATCTTTCAATCGTTTTCAATATTTGGAAAAATAATCAAGAGCACGATGCCCAATACCACTACATAAACCCCAATATCAAATAGAAAAGGCGTACCGAGCTTGGGGATGAAGGGAATTTCCCAATCCAGCCAAATACCTTTCAAAAATATTTCACCTTTAAAAACTGCAATCATTCCACTGGCAAAAGCAATCAACAATCCCGATGCAGTGATAGCAAAGGGATTCAGGTGCAATCTATTATTGACATAATCGACTCCCCGGGCAAAGGCATACAGCACAATGGCCGCTCCGGCAGTCAATCCGCCCACGAATCCACCGCCCGGTAAATTGTGTCCCCGAAACAACAAATAAATCGAGAAC comes from the Chitinophagales bacterium genome and includes:
- a CDS encoding NADH-quinone oxidoreductase subunit K, which gives rise to MEFLLSILVGLLFAAAVYMLLHRDFVKLIIGIVLMGNATAMFIFVAGRVVRDKAAFINENGLLPNTEFADPVPQALILTALVIGFGIQAFALVLFKKVYDMPDIDQIDDLKR
- a CDS encoding Na+/H+ antiporter subunit B encodes the protein MNSFILTATARWIVPVMCLFSIYLLFRGHNLPGGGFVGGLTAGAAIVLYAFARGVDYVNNRLHLNPFAITASGLLIAFASGMIAVFKGEIFLKGIWLDWEIPFIPKLGTPFLFDIGVYVVVLGIVLLIIFPNIEND